The nucleotide window AAAATCATCCAATATATAAATTGAATGTTTGTTTACTGCTATATCAACGATATCGCCTGTCGAATGCGGCAATTTCGCAGGAATATAATCTAGAACAACTTCAACACTGTTGTTTTTGTACGCAGCTATTCTTTCCTTAACAGGGTCGTATAAATATAAAGAACCATCCCAAACATAAAAGGCCGAAAAACCTATGTAGTCGGTACCATAAAAATCAGGACTCTTAGCAAGCCCAAGAATATCCTTTTTCTCAGGGCCCCAAGAAATTTGCATTATCAATTCCGGTTTGTTATCGGAAATAATTACAACTTCTTTTTTGTCACAACCCAAAACAAGAAAAATAATGCCCGTCAAAAAAGTGCATATCGTATTTTTGATTAAAACATTAAGTGTTTTCATAAACAATACATCTTACACGCCGTGTCTGGCAAAACATTCCTGCCGTATTTTGTCACAACCCAATTCTACCACAACCGGGCTCAAACAAAAACCCCATGCCTGATTATAATATAAACGATTTTTCTTTGTTTTTAAAACCCCGGGTATGGGGCTAAGCGGCCCGCTTAAGCCTTGCGTGACCTCACGGCCTGGGTTTGGAAAAGATTAAGCTCCGTAACCCCTCACCTTTATCCTCTCCCCAATCGCATTGGGGAGAGGATATTTTAGGGAAAACCGCCATAATCAATGGTCGAAAATAACTACTGTTGTTCAAATGATAATCCCTCTCCCCGATTGCAACGGGGAGAGGGAGAAAGGGAGAGGGGTACCGGGCTTGGTTTGCATTTTGTAATCTCCGTAGATTTTTTGTCGGATTACACTTCGCTAATCCGACCTACCAGGCTTAGTTTTTACACATCAGTTTTTCTTCTCTCTTTTCCATTTTTCAAAGCCTTCTTCGTATTCCTTCAATTCACTCTGTGCCGCTTTGTTCCCGGGATCTATCTTCAAAGCTTCTTTCGCCAAACCAATTGCTTTTTCATACTCATGTCTTCCTTCATACACACTTGCAAGACCCAAAATTGCAAGAACATATTTGGGTTCCTGCTTCAAAACACTATTAAACGCCTTTTCGGCTTTATCGTAAGCATTCTCCTCCAAATAGACAGCGCCAAGGAGAAAATAGTAGGGAGTTTTAGGAGATAATTCTATTGCTCTTTCAAGATTTCTTATAATACGCCCATTCTTGTTAAAATCAAACTTTTTCGTCACACTATCATCGCTACTCATCAAAACAATCGTCTGATTATAATACAAACTTTCCGCATCCGTCTTTCCAATTCCTTCCTCCAACAACGCAATCGCATTCAACATATCTTTCGTATAAACGTACAGCAAAGCACTTTCCGTATAAACAACAGGTTCTTTGGGCGCAACTTTTCTTGCAATGCCAAAATATTCAGCGGCTTTACTTATATCTTTATATTTTCCTGATATATATATTTGTCCCAACAAAAGATAGCTCTGATAATGATCGGCCTTCATCTTTATGGCTTCAAGCAATTCCTCTATCGCCTTTTTGTCGTTGGACTGCGCTCTATATAATACCCCCCGAATATAATGCACATTAAAATTATTATCTAATTGGGCGGCATCTAAGACCTTTACCGCTTCCTCGTTGGCCCTGGACACATCAAACCCATCAACCAACCCTGCTTGCACACCCACTGTTGTAGTTCCGTAGCTCCAATCCGACAACAACAGTACAGAAAAAGCACAACTTATAAGAAGTAAAAGCTTTTTCATTGGTTTTCTCCTTTAGTATCTATAATACTTAAAATTTAATCTTTAATTCAAATTCTATAGAGTGAACAGCGCCCGCCCCCAATTCTACCACAACAACCGCAAAAACAAAAACCCCATGC belongs to Deltaproteobacteria bacterium and includes:
- a CDS encoding tetratricopeptide repeat protein; protein product: MKKLLLLISCAFSVLLLSDWSYGTTTVGVQAGLVDGFDVSRANEEAVKVLDAAQLDNNFNVHYIRGVLYRAQSNDKKAIEELLEAIKMKADHYQSYLLLGQIYISGKYKDISKAAEYFGIARKVAPKEPVVYTESALLYVYTKDMLNAIALLEEGIGKTDAESLYYNQTIVLMSSDDSVTKKFDFNKNGRIIRNLERAIELSPKTPYYFLLGAVYLEENAYDKAEKAFNSVLKQEPKYVLAILGLASVYEGRHEYEKAIGLAKEALKIDPGNKAAQSELKEYEEGFEKWKREKKN